A genome region from Streptomyces xanthophaeus includes the following:
- a CDS encoding phage tail protein has product MPQELDAGSTIFFNLTIDGESLGYFNGCEGLASQVEIEQRQEGGNNGFVWQLPSRVTFSNITLTRPLTEETARVAEWISSVTTGVTRPTGQIAALRADGSTVAQWGLIDVLPVSWRGPSFDPANPAVATEVLEIAHHGFTDAGEA; this is encoded by the coding sequence ATGCCCCAGGAACTCGACGCAGGCTCCACCATCTTCTTCAACCTCACCATCGACGGTGAGAGCCTGGGCTACTTCAACGGTTGCGAAGGGCTCGCCTCCCAGGTCGAGATCGAGCAGCGGCAGGAGGGCGGCAACAACGGATTCGTCTGGCAACTGCCTTCCCGTGTCACCTTCTCCAACATCACGCTGACCCGGCCTCTCACCGAGGAGACCGCGAGGGTGGCGGAGTGGATCTCCTCGGTGACCACGGGGGTGACCCGCCCCACCGGACAGATCGCCGCGCTGCGCGCCGACGGCTCGACGGTCGCCCAGTGGGGGTTGATCGACGTACTCCCGGTGAGCTGGCGCGGTCCTTCCTTCGATCCGGCGAACCCCGCCGTGGCCACCGAGGTCCTGGAGATCGCCCACCACGGATTCACGGACGCGGGGGAGGCGTAG
- a CDS encoding DUF6760 family protein, which produces MTYATDRIHDEIAYIAYHFHWSLDAILDLEHRERRRYAEQIATLVTRAAPQTER; this is translated from the coding sequence GTGACGTACGCGACCGACCGGATCCATGACGAGATCGCGTACATCGCCTACCACTTCCACTGGAGTCTGGACGCCATCCTGGACCTCGAACACCGTGAGCGGCGGCGATACGCCGAGCAGATCGCCACGTTGGTGACGCGCGCCGCGCCACAAACGGAGCGGTGA
- a CDS encoding CIS tube protein — translation MDLSSFGIGDSLVRATLAIHQPPIGSSTSPGALMKTFHFDFNPSQLSLTRRAQWKTTPTAAVRDGAVPEFMGPEPREMAVEIFLDRSDDPDSNDVRKKVEALFSCCETTTASIAANQPSTPWVVFEWGAFSTARFNAYVSSVEAQYTLFNTNGMPIRAVCQMTLHEIPSSTLGQNPTSGALTTRRVHRVVVGDSLPLLAWREYGDATVWRTIAEANDIDDPKTLTPGVELMLPAAEEVGA, via the coding sequence ATGGACCTCTCCAGCTTCGGCATAGGCGACAGCCTGGTGCGGGCGACGCTCGCCATCCATCAGCCGCCGATCGGCAGCAGCACCAGCCCCGGCGCGCTCATGAAGACATTCCACTTCGACTTCAACCCGTCCCAGCTGTCACTCACCCGCAGGGCCCAGTGGAAGACCACGCCCACCGCCGCCGTGCGGGACGGCGCGGTCCCTGAGTTCATGGGGCCCGAGCCCCGGGAGATGGCGGTGGAGATCTTCCTCGACCGCTCGGACGACCCGGACAGCAACGACGTGCGCAAGAAGGTCGAAGCCCTGTTCTCCTGCTGCGAGACGACCACCGCCAGCATCGCGGCGAACCAGCCGTCGACCCCGTGGGTGGTCTTCGAGTGGGGTGCCTTCTCCACCGCCCGCTTCAACGCGTACGTCAGCTCCGTGGAGGCCCAGTACACCCTCTTCAACACCAACGGGATGCCGATCCGGGCCGTCTGCCAGATGACCCTGCACGAGATCCCGAGCAGCACGCTCGGCCAGAACCCCACCTCCGGCGCGCTCACCACCCGCCGCGTGCACCGGGTCGTGGTCGGCGACTCGCTGCCGCTCCTCGCGTGGCGCGAGTACGGGGACGCCACCGTGTGGCGCACGATCGCCGAGGCCAACGACATCGACGACCCGAAGACGCTGACGCCCGGCGTCGAACTGATGCTGCCCGCCGCGGAAGAGGTCGGCGCCTGA
- a CDS encoding phage tail protein, which yields MAAQGDSLTTNNFGLQIDGVMVEYLHGVGEIGMEQDVIEYQQVSANGQPITKKMPGVKKAGETTVTRGMEQSTAFTEWINASLRGDMGSARKNASIIYMDSQYNPVRRQHLRNAWCSKVMGAAATAGEAAVMTETVTIVYEELVTE from the coding sequence ATGGCCGCTCAGGGTGATTCCCTCACCACCAACAACTTCGGCCTCCAGATCGACGGCGTCATGGTCGAGTACCTGCACGGCGTGGGCGAGATCGGGATGGAGCAGGACGTCATCGAGTACCAGCAGGTCTCGGCGAACGGGCAGCCCATCACCAAGAAGATGCCCGGCGTGAAGAAGGCCGGTGAGACCACCGTCACGCGCGGTATGGAGCAGTCCACCGCCTTCACCGAGTGGATCAACGCCTCGCTGCGCGGCGACATGGGGTCGGCGCGCAAGAACGCGAGCATCATCTACATGGACTCCCAGTACAACCCGGTCAGGCGTCAGCATCTGCGCAACGCCTGGTGCAGCAAGGTGATGGGCGCGGCGGCGACGGCGGGCGAGGCCGCCGTGATGACCGAGACCGTCACGATCGTCTACGAAGAGCTGGTCACCGAGTAA
- a CDS encoding VgrG-related protein, translated as MSDIGFSNILTVQIAGTKLKSPQNKDLVAGRVDFGAGVPGAFQLTFRDDTKDILAKLNVEIGVPVVIAPFSDGKGTPLITGEVTALETEYDRLGTFTVIRGYDKGHRMLRQRRVAAYRNKTATEIAVELARESGIPLGRTQRTKGQYEFISQANVTDWDFVQRLADENEMVMSINSKGRFQFVKRQRAMSAPPESMPSSRSALLLKGGEEILRCRAAVTSADQVTAVEARGWNVTTKQSLVHKTPALDNPGFVIGTKPSEASRRFGKAELVETATPYDKLDEVKQAAESLAEDVTSSFAEVEVTARGNTELRPGVAVTLKGVGKPFQGKYTITAARHTFGDQEHYQTFLNVSGRQWRSLYGLTSGGGGTGPTRLPSVANALVTDIKDPLRQGRVKLTFPWLDDMYVSDWTRTVQLGGAKGGSMISPDVDDEVLVAFDRGALDHPYVIGGLYNGVDKPDPVDVPVYDPTRGKVTRRTLSDRSNNRIDLLDQSVGLKRGVRLSTGDDRLTINLDRTKTEIVVDSKGAVSIRGSAGVAVNAGGNLSLNAVGSLTIRSGGPMNINAASVLSLQAGGVASVTAGGALTMTSTAAMTLSAGVSLQMTAAINIGLQAATIKSSGLLTSNNNKVLTVGAG; from the coding sequence ATGTCCGACATCGGCTTCTCCAACATCCTCACGGTGCAGATCGCCGGAACCAAGCTCAAGTCCCCGCAGAACAAGGACCTGGTGGCCGGCCGGGTCGACTTCGGCGCGGGCGTTCCCGGCGCCTTCCAGCTCACCTTCCGTGACGACACGAAGGACATCCTCGCCAAGCTGAACGTCGAGATCGGTGTTCCCGTGGTCATCGCGCCCTTCTCCGACGGCAAGGGCACACCGCTGATCACGGGAGAGGTCACCGCGCTGGAGACCGAATACGACCGCCTCGGCACCTTCACCGTCATCCGGGGCTACGACAAGGGTCACCGCATGCTGCGGCAGCGCAGGGTCGCGGCGTACAGGAACAAGACCGCCACCGAGATCGCCGTCGAACTGGCGCGGGAGAGCGGCATTCCGCTGGGAAGGACCCAACGGACCAAGGGCCAGTACGAGTTCATAAGCCAGGCCAATGTCACCGACTGGGACTTCGTCCAACGACTGGCGGACGAGAACGAGATGGTGATGTCCATCAACTCGAAGGGGAGGTTCCAGTTCGTCAAGCGGCAGAGGGCGATGTCGGCTCCACCGGAGAGCATGCCGAGCTCGCGGAGCGCGCTCCTCCTGAAGGGCGGCGAGGAGATCCTGCGCTGCCGCGCGGCGGTCACCTCCGCCGACCAGGTGACCGCTGTCGAGGCGCGTGGCTGGAACGTCACCACCAAGCAGTCCCTCGTCCACAAGACGCCCGCCCTGGACAACCCGGGCTTCGTCATCGGGACGAAGCCGTCCGAGGCGTCCAGGAGGTTCGGCAAGGCCGAACTCGTCGAGACCGCAACGCCGTACGACAAGCTGGACGAGGTCAAGCAAGCCGCCGAGTCCCTGGCGGAGGACGTGACCTCGTCCTTCGCCGAGGTGGAAGTCACGGCGCGCGGCAACACGGAACTGCGGCCGGGCGTCGCCGTCACCCTCAAGGGCGTCGGCAAGCCGTTCCAGGGCAAGTACACGATCACGGCCGCCCGTCACACCTTCGGTGACCAGGAGCACTACCAGACGTTCCTGAACGTCAGCGGCCGCCAGTGGCGTTCGCTGTACGGGCTCACCTCCGGAGGCGGAGGGACGGGCCCGACCAGGCTGCCCAGCGTTGCCAATGCCCTGGTCACCGATATCAAGGACCCGCTGCGGCAGGGCAGGGTCAAGCTGACGTTCCCCTGGCTGGACGACATGTACGTCAGCGACTGGACCCGGACCGTCCAGCTCGGCGGGGCCAAGGGCGGCAGCATGATCTCCCCGGATGTCGACGACGAGGTGCTGGTGGCCTTCGACCGCGGCGCTCTGGACCACCCGTACGTCATCGGCGGCCTCTACAACGGCGTCGACAAACCGGACCCCGTCGACGTGCCGGTCTACGACCCGACGCGCGGCAAGGTCACCCGGCGCACCCTGTCCGACCGCAGCAACAACCGCATCGACCTGCTCGACCAGAGTGTCGGTCTCAAGCGCGGGGTGCGGCTGTCCACCGGCGACGACCGGCTCACCATCAACCTGGACCGCACGAAGACCGAGATCGTCGTGGACAGCAAGGGCGCCGTCTCCATCAGGGGATCCGCCGGGGTGGCCGTCAATGCGGGAGGCAACCTCTCACTGAACGCGGTGGGCTCCCTGACGATCCGCAGCGGCGGGCCGATGAACATCAACGCGGCGTCCGTCCTGTCCCTGCAGGCGGGCGGCGTCGCGTCCGTGACCGCCGGCGGGGCGCTCACCATGACGAGCACGGCGGCCATGACCTTGTCCGCCGGGGTCTCCCTGCAGATGACCGCCGCCATCAACATCGGCCTGCAAGCCGCCACGATCAAGTCCAGCGGCCTCCTCACCTCCAACAACAACAAGGTGCTCACCGTGG